The Lactuca sativa cultivar Salinas chromosome 2, Lsat_Salinas_v11, whole genome shotgun sequence genome includes a window with the following:
- the LOC111897358 gene encoding stemmadenine O-acetyltransferase, translated as MMRLFGSLLASSKASKHPLLVLERSLAAYLATNKQYAYEPRFFSAQPQSAIPQEFKFSQTHAGDKSVQENNKSGIHVMSIQHVKPDKPTPHELRLYKLSALDQINIPSYVPFIFFYPNNVNGNTNINIDNLVIERSKLLRDSLLETLTRFYPFAGKYMDDNNIVCTDEGVHYVETRVDGDLSSFVAKPDYTLLQGLLPSPLNCKEPTLGQYLSLIQVNFFSCGGVAISMYNSHKLIDGRTYSTFLNAWASAAKYDDPQKMVYPNFVSSSLFHPNTNVASSASCPLSFLAVRPAMLKRGKCSTKRFLFDSSGIQTLKEKAAASTSVSPTRVLAVTSLIWKCATAASRSLHGERPSILQFAMNIRGRFAPPVPENAIGNICWTGVTRCDKLKDSLRLETMIENIKAGIAKVDSGFLEKFKGEQGSDYIVDEMIQLGGQLSTYDADFYSSSSMCNYGFNEVDFGWGKPVWSCYGNFRDDIPLYANVIILMDTRNGDGVEAWVTLGQEEMEILENDPDLLSSSYMLLSSLVLFKLD; from the exons ATGATGAGGCTATTCGGTAGCTTGTTGGCCTCCTCGAAGGCATCCAAGCATCCTCTTCTTGTACTAGAACGATCACTTGCTGCATATCTCGCTACTAACAAGCAATATGCCTATGAACCTCGGTTCTTTTCGGCTCAACCACAAAGTGCAATACCTCAAGA ATTCAAGTTTTCGCAAACGCATGCTGGTGATAAAAGCGTCCAAGAAAATAACAAAAGTGGAATCCATGTTATGTCTATACAACATGTGAAGCCTGATAAGCCAACTCCCCATGAACTCCGATTATACAAGCTTTCTGCATTGGATCAAATCAATATTCCCTCCTACGTTccatttattttcttttatccaAACAACGTTAATGGAAACACCAACATCAACATCGACAACTTGGTGATTGAAAGATCCAAACTCTTAAGGGATTCATTGTTGGAAACACTCACTCGATTTTACCCATTTGCAGGAAAGTATATGGACGATAACAATATCGTATGTACTGACGAAGGTGTGCATTATGTCGAGACACGAGTTGATGGTGATCTCtcaagttttgtggccaaaccaGATTACACTTTACTCCAGGGGCTACTTCCCAGTCCCCTAAACTGTAAGGAGCCAACACTAGGACAATATCTGTCTCTGATCCAAGTGAACTTCTTTAGTTGTGGAGGTGTTGCTATTTCCATGTACAATTCACACAAGCTTATTGATGGTCGCACATACTCTACGTTTTTAAATGCTTGGGCGTCTGCAGCAAAGTATGATGATCCCCAGAAGATGGTTTACCCTAATTTTGTTTCTTCGTCTCTATTCCATCCCAACACGAATGTAGCTTCAAGTGCATCTTGCCCTCTATCATTCTTAGCAGTAAGGCCTGCGATGttgaaacgtggaaagtgttccACCAAGAGATTTCTGTTTGATTCCTCGGGAATACAAACACTAAAGGAGAAAGCAGCTGCATCTACTTCTGTCTCCCCCACTCGTGTTTTAGCAGTGACCTCACTGATTTGGAAGTGTGCGACAGCTGCCTCAAGGAGTTTACACGGAGAACGACCTTCCATTTTGCAATTTGCCATGAATATACGAGGAAGATTTGCGCCACCCGTACCAGAAAATGCGATTGGGAACATCTGCTGGACCGGTGTAACTCGTTGTGATAAATTAAAAGACAGTTTAAGATTAGAGACCATGATTGAGAATATTAAAGCTGGTATAGCGAAAGTTGACAGTGGATTTCTTGAGAAGTTTAAAGGCGAACAAGGGAGTGATTATATTGTTGATGAGATGATACAGTTAGGGGGTCAGCTGTCAACCTATGATGCAGATTTCTACTCATCCAGCAGCATGTGTAATTATGGGTTTAATGAAGTAGATTTTGGATGGGGAAAGCCAGTGTGGTCATGCTATGGAAATTTCAGGGATGATATTCCTCTTTATGCCAATGTCATAATATTGATGGATACAAGGAACGGTGATGGGGTTGAAGCATGGGTAACGTTGGGCCAAGAAGAAATGGAGATACTCGAGAATGACCCTGACCTCCTCAGCTCCTCTTATATGCTTCTGTCGAGCCTAGTCCTCTTCAAGCTTGATTAA